The Marinomonas profundi DNA segment AAAGACAGTGTAATAAAAATAACAATAAGAGCAGTCATATTTCCATGTCTCTCTAGTTTTCAACTAAAATAAGTTAATCAAGCCAATATTGGAGGTGTTCTATGATGTATAACAGAATTCTACTCGCTGTTGACCTAACCGATGAAAGTATCAAGGTTGCCAATAAAGCCGTCGCGTTGTGCAAAGCAACCGGCGCGGAACTTACCATACTTCACGTCATTGAGTCACTAAACTATGCCTATGGTGGCGATGTCCCTATTGACATCACCGACATACAGGCGCAACTACAGGAAACCGCCAAAGAGAGGATTTCCATACTAGAAGCTCAACTGGATGTCCCCGTTCAAGAGAGCTGCATCACACAAGGTGGAATTGAAAGCGAAATACATCGTATTGCCGAAGAAAAAAGAGTGGATCTTATTGTCGTGGGAAGCCATGGCCGTCACGGCCTTGCTCTGCTATTAGGCTCCACCGCCAATGGCGTACTGCACGGCGCTCCATGCGATGTACTGGCCGTTAAAGTAGTGAAAGACAAAGACTAAAGTTTCATTTCAGGACAGCCATAAAAAAGGCGATGTAATCATCGCCTTTTTAGTATTTTCCAGTCCGTTCATTCGCTTAACGTCTGGTCCAAGTCGTTCCTTCTCGGCTGTCAAGAAGTTCAATACCTTGAGCGGCTAGCTCATCACGAATTTCATCACTGCGAGCAAAGTTTTTGTCTTTGCGCGCTTGTGTTCTTTCGTCGATCAAAGCCTGTATTGCCGCTTCATCCAACCCTTCAGACAGCGTACTGTTTTGCATGAAATATTCTGGATCTTGATACAATAAGCCAAGTAAATCCGCCAAAGAACATAGCTCAGCCGCTAGCGCTGATGCTTTAGTAAGATCGTCTGTTTTCGCTTTATTTAACTCACGCACCAACTCAAACAGCACAGAAACCGCCAGCGCCGTATTGAAGTCGTCTTTCATTGCCTCTTCGAATCGCTCAGTGAAGCCAGTCGGCTCAAATGACTCAGCAATGGCTTGCTGACGCAACGCCGTGTAAAGACGCTCTAGCGCGACTTTGGCGTCCTGCAAACTCTGATCCGAATAATCAATCGCACTGCGATATTGGCTAGACACCATTAAGTAGCGAATGACCTCAGGATTAAACTTCGCCAATACATCACGCACCGTAAAAAAATTACCTAATGACTTAGACATTTTTTCATTGTTGACGCGAACCGCACCACAATGCATCCAATAGTTCACATAGTCTTTGCCTGTCGCCGCTTCTGACTGAGCAATCTCATTTTCATGATGTGGAAATTTAAGATCTGGCCCACCACCATGAATATCGAAATGACTACCAAGGCAATTAGTCGACATGGCGGAACATTCAATATGCCAACCAGGACGACCATCCCCCCAAGGAGAAGGCCAAGACACCTCACCCGCTTTTGCCTGCTTCCACAACACAAAATCCGCTGGATGCTCTTTGGCCACTTCAACATCAATACGCGCGCCAGCCAACATATCTTCAAGCTTACGATTATTTAATTTACCGTAATCTTTAA contains these protein-coding regions:
- a CDS encoding universal stress protein; this encodes MMYNRILLAVDLTDESIKVANKAVALCKATGAELTILHVIESLNYAYGGDVPIDITDIQAQLQETAKERISILEAQLDVPVQESCITQGGIESEIHRIAEEKRVDLIVVGSHGRHGLALLLGSTANGVLHGAPCDVLAVKVVKDKD
- the cysS gene encoding cysteine--tRNA ligase, giving the protein MLKIYNTLSGKKEIFKPIVEGKVGMYVCGNTVYDYCHIGHARAMISFDVISRFIRHLGYELHYVRNITDVDDKIIKRAEENNESTQSLTERMIAAQREDELRLGNKMPDREPKATEFMQEIIDMVQVLIDKGFAYQGSSGDVYYRATKFKDYGKLNNRKLEDMLAGARIDVEVAKEHPADFVLWKQAKAGEVSWPSPWGDGRPGWHIECSAMSTNCLGSHFDIHGGGPDLKFPHHENEIAQSEAATGKDYVNYWMHCGAVRVNNEKMSKSLGNFFTVRDVLAKFNPEVIRYLMVSSQYRSAIDYSDQSLQDAKVALERLYTALRQQAIAESFEPTGFTERFEEAMKDDFNTALAVSVLFELVRELNKAKTDDLTKASALAAELCSLADLLGLLYQDPEYFMQNSTLSEGLDEAAIQALIDERTQARKDKNFARSDEIRDELAAQGIELLDSREGTTWTRR